The stretch of DNA GGTCTTCCAACGATTTTCGGGTCGGCAAAAAATTAATTCCCTGATAGATATCCCACAGCGAGTCTCCGGAATAAAGGAACTCGGCCAATTTGGTGGCTGCTTCCTTATTTTTGGTCGACGCGGATACTGTAAAGAAAGTCCCCATGACCAGTGCGGTGTCGGATTTTTGCTTGATCGGCAGGGCATAGCCAAGCTTATCGCCGGCTTTTTTCTCAAGTTCGGGCAAAGCTTGCGTCTGCATATAAGCCATGGCCGCATAGCCGTTCATGAACACCGGACCGGTCAAAGACTGGATATCGCTGGGGATAATCGTGTTGTACTTGTTTTTTAAGTTGACTAAATAGGTGAGTGCTTGAACGCCTTCTTTGCTATTAAATAACGGTTGACCGTCTTCATCCCACAAGTCTCCATTTAACTGCCATAACATGGTCGCAAACATCTGGTGTCCGTTCTGGGTAGCAATATCCAACCCAGCCCGCTCAACCCGGCTTCCATTGCGCTTCGTCAATTTTATGGCATACTTTTGTAGTTCTTGCCAATTTCGAGGCGGTTTGTTGGGGTCAAGGCCCGCCTCTTTAAAATAGTCTTTGCGATAAAGAAAAACCCGAACCTCCGGAAGCAACAAGCCATATAATCTGCCCCGATAGCTTCCTTCTTTAAGTACTACATCATAAAAATCCTTGGTATTCAATTTCGCGGAGTTTTTATCGAAAGGCAA from Hydrogenispora ethanolica encodes:
- a CDS encoding ABC transporter substrate-binding protein, which translates into the protein MKQKLLFIIALGVFVLLSGISLADSNVTTLNFWMPGQEPTIKATMESVLAKFEKENPNIKVNYAQIPWNEYPVKLNTAYSGGVAPDVMGVGWGQFGQLVSQNRFLPFDKNSAKLNTKDFYDVVLKEGSYRGRLYGLLLPEVRVFLYRKDYFKEAGLDPNKPPRNWQELQKYAIKLTKRNGSRVERAGLDIATQNGHQMFATMLWQLNGDLWDEDGQPLFNSKEGVQALTYLVNLKNKYNTIIPSDIQSLTGPVFMNGYAAMAYMQTQALPELEKKAGDKLGYALPIKQKSDTALVMGTFFTVSASTKNKEAATKLAEFLYSGDSLWDIYQGINFLPTRKSLEDRFVKDSPEKNRIFITALQNSRGFNKSPVFSEAQKILSLSLEQAYYGKKTPKQALDEAAAKIRAALKK